The following are encoded together in the Triticum dicoccoides isolate Atlit2015 ecotype Zavitan chromosome 6B, WEW_v2.0, whole genome shotgun sequence genome:
- the LOC119326456 gene encoding auxin response factor 5-like, translated as MPLTKVHKRGAISRSIDIGSFSGYGELNQALAHMFGMEGQPEDRQSIGRWKFIYQDYEGDFLFVGDDPWEEFVIIVKSIWILSPQEVLQPMFPGGDLT; from the exons ATGCCGTTAACTAAG GTGCACAAACGTGGGGCTATAAGCCGTTCCATTGACATTGGTAGCTTCTCTGGATACGGAGAACTGAATCAAGCTTTGGCCCACATGTTTGGCATGGAAGGGCAACCCGAAGATCGACAGAGTATAGGTCGTTGGAAGTTTATCTACCAGGATTATGAGGGTGACTTCCTATTTGTCGGTGATGACCCATGGGA GGAGTTTGTGATCATCGTCAAGTCCATTTGGATCCTGTCACCTCAAGAGGTTCTTCAACCGATGTTTCCGGGTGGTGATTTAACATAA